One region of Salvia miltiorrhiza cultivar Shanhuang (shh) chromosome 3, IMPLAD_Smil_shh, whole genome shotgun sequence genomic DNA includes:
- the LOC131018229 gene encoding CSC1-like protein HYP1 — MFIVPVFIAQGLANLAQLETMLPFLSGILRMKIVTQVVTGFLPSLILEMFLVLVPPVMIMLSSIQGHVALSQIEKSACIKMVWFTVWNIFFANVLSGSALYKFNLLLEPKKIPELLVVVVPGQALLNFFL, encoded by the exons ATGTTCATTGTACCTGTTTTCATAGCCCAAGGGCTTGCTAATTTGGCTCAGTTGGAGACCATGCTACCCTTTTTGAGCGGCATATTAAGGAT GAAAATCGTTACCCAAGTGGTTACAGGATTTCTTCCGAGTCTCATCCTTGAGATGTTTTTAGTTTTAGTGCCACCAGTCATGATCATGCTTTCTTCCATTCAAGGACACGTTGCCCTTAGCCAGATTGAGAAAAGTGCATGTATCAAAATGGTATGGTTCACCGTATGGAACATCTTCTTTGCCAATGTGCTATCCGGATCAGCGCTATACAAGTTTAACCTTCTTCTGGAGCCTAAAAAAATTCCTGAACTATTAGTCGTGGTTGTTCCTGGACag GCCCTTCTTAACTTTTTTCTGTGA